From Pseudomonas poae, the proteins below share one genomic window:
- a CDS encoding response regulator transcription factor has translation MHTPSVPVNDEQKGAVIADEKRWNTRALIVDDDVPIRELLIDYLARFNILATGVTDGAAMRLAMQAETYDVVVLDLMLPGEDGLSLCRWLRAESDIPILMLTARCEPTDRIIGLELGADDYMSKPFEPRELVARIQTILRRVRDDRTEQRANIRFDNWRLNSVLRQLVADNGLVVPLSNAEFRLLWVFIERPRRVLSREQLLDAARGRSIEAFDRSIDLLVSRLRQKLGDDPKAPQLIKTVRGEGYLFDARDIG, from the coding sequence ATGCATACCCCTTCCGTCCCCGTGAATGACGAGCAAAAAGGCGCGGTGATCGCCGATGAGAAGCGCTGGAACACCCGCGCCCTGATCGTTGACGACGATGTGCCGATCCGCGAACTGCTGATCGACTACCTGGCGCGTTTCAATATTCTCGCCACGGGCGTGACCGACGGCGCCGCGATGCGCCTGGCCATGCAAGCCGAAACCTATGATGTGGTGGTGCTCGACCTGATGCTGCCCGGCGAGGATGGCCTGTCGCTGTGCCGCTGGCTGCGTGCCGAATCGGACATCCCGATCCTGATGCTCACCGCCCGCTGCGAACCCACCGACCGGATTATCGGCCTGGAACTGGGGGCCGACGACTATATGTCCAAGCCGTTCGAACCCCGCGAGCTGGTAGCGCGCATCCAGACCATTCTGCGCCGCGTGCGTGATGACCGTACCGAGCAGCGCGCCAATATCCGCTTCGACAATTGGCGGCTCAACAGCGTCTTGCGCCAATTGGTGGCGGATAACGGGCTAGTGGTGCCGCTGTCCAACGCCGAGTTCCGCCTGCTGTGGGTGTTTATCGAACGCCCGCGCCGGGTGCTCAGCCGCGAGCAATTGCTGGATGCCGCCCGTGGTCGCTCGATTGAAGCCTTTGATCGCAGCATCGACTTGCTGGTCTCGCGCCTGCGCCAGAAACTCGGGGATGACCCCAAGGCGCCGCAGTTGATCAAGACCGTGCGCGGCGAAGGCTACCTGTTCGACGCCCGGGATATCGGCTGA
- a CDS encoding HAMP domain-containing sensor histidine kinase, with translation MRAPFNTLFGRLFGVLLVAIVLAHALAFFWFHHYGPPPPPPEETFIEQPNGTMKHLPKHKRPWFGGPVVPLTFQFISLIIAAWYGAKLLSRPIQRLSEAAERLSLDLDSPPLDESGPWEAKQAASTFNLMQRRIREQVSQRARMLGAVSHDLRTPLSRLKLRLEQIEDTKLQGQMRQDLNDMIGMLDATLSYLHEQRTSETRHWLDVQALVESMSENAQDQGSDVQFAGTCAPLQVQPMALRSCLNNLIDNALRYAGTARIELTDSRDALVIRVIDHGPGIAADKREAVFEPFYRLEASRNRNSGGVGLGMTISKEAAERLGGRLSLEETPGGGLTAVMWLPRA, from the coding sequence ATGCGGGCCCCCTTCAACACGCTGTTCGGTCGGCTGTTCGGCGTGTTGCTGGTGGCGATTGTGCTGGCCCATGCGCTGGCGTTTTTCTGGTTTCACCACTACGGCCCACCGCCACCGCCGCCTGAGGAGACCTTCATCGAGCAGCCGAATGGCACGATGAAACACCTGCCCAAACATAAACGCCCGTGGTTTGGCGGCCCGGTGGTGCCGCTGACGTTCCAGTTCATCTCGCTGATCATCGCCGCCTGGTACGGCGCCAAGCTGCTGAGCCGGCCGATCCAGCGCCTGAGTGAAGCCGCCGAGCGCTTGAGCCTCGACCTCGACAGCCCGCCCCTCGACGAATCCGGGCCCTGGGAGGCGAAACAGGCGGCATCGACCTTCAACCTGATGCAACGCCGTATCCGCGAACAGGTCAGCCAGCGGGCGCGCATGCTCGGCGCGGTCTCACACGACCTGCGCACCCCGCTGTCACGCCTCAAGCTGCGCCTGGAGCAAATCGAAGACACGAAACTGCAGGGCCAGATGCGCCAGGACCTGAATGACATGATCGGTATGCTCGACGCCACCCTGAGCTACCTGCACGAACAGCGCACCAGCGAAACCCGGCATTGGCTGGACGTGCAGGCGCTGGTCGAGTCCATGAGCGAAAACGCTCAGGACCAGGGCTCCGATGTGCAATTCGCCGGTACCTGTGCACCGTTGCAGGTGCAGCCGATGGCCTTGCGCTCCTGCCTCAACAACCTGATCGACAACGCCTTGCGCTATGCCGGTACGGCGCGTATCGAGCTGACGGACAGCCGCGACGCCCTGGTCATTCGCGTGATCGACCATGGCCCGGGCATTGCCGCCGACAAGCGTGAAGCGGTGTTCGAGCCGTTCTATCGGCTGGAAGCCTCACGCAACCGCAACTCCGGCGGCGTCGGCCTGGGCATGACGATTTCCAAGGAAGCGGCAGAGCGCCTCGGCGGCCGCCTGAGCCTGGAAGAGACCCCTGGCGGCGGCTTGACCGCTGTGATGTGGTTGCCCCGCGCTTAA
- a CDS encoding AI-2E family transporter gives MLNNDRLLVQILLLVLFGASLWVMAPFWSALFWGAVLAFASWPLMRLLTRALGGRESLAAGILTLGWMLLVAVPLVWLGFNLADHVRDAVGLIKDIQVDGLPEAPTWLGSIPFVGERLVAMWDSIDQQGAALMVSIKPYLGQVGNWLLARSAQIGGGILELTLSLVFVFFFYRDGPRLAMFVHRLLERLIGDRAGYYIELVAGTVQRVVNGVIGTAAAQALLALIGFWIAGVPGALVLGIVTFLLSLIPMGPPLVWIPATAWLAWKGDYTYAVFLGVWGTFIISGVDNVLKPYLISRGGNLPLVIVLLGVFGGLIAFGFIGLFIGPTLLAVAYSLLMDWSATQAQGRREDKTL, from the coding sequence ATGCTCAATAACGATCGCCTGCTGGTGCAAATCCTGCTGCTGGTGCTGTTCGGTGCCAGCCTCTGGGTGATGGCACCGTTCTGGTCGGCGCTCTTCTGGGGCGCTGTGCTGGCCTTCGCCAGTTGGCCGTTGATGCGGTTGCTCACGCGCGCGCTGGGCGGGCGCGAATCCCTGGCCGCCGGCATCCTGACCCTGGGCTGGATGCTGCTGGTGGCGGTGCCGCTGGTATGGCTGGGCTTCAACCTGGCCGACCATGTGCGCGATGCCGTGGGGTTGATCAAGGATATCCAGGTCGATGGCCTGCCCGAGGCGCCGACCTGGCTGGGTTCGATCCCGTTTGTCGGTGAGCGGCTGGTGGCGATGTGGGACAGCATCGATCAGCAGGGTGCAGCGTTGATGGTCAGCATCAAGCCGTACCTGGGGCAGGTGGGCAACTGGTTGCTGGCGCGCAGTGCGCAGATCGGCGGGGGCATCCTCGAACTGACCCTGAGCCTGGTGTTCGTGTTCTTTTTTTACCGTGACGGGCCGCGCCTGGCGATGTTTGTGCACCGCTTGCTGGAGCGTTTGATTGGCGACCGCGCCGGTTACTACATCGAACTGGTGGCCGGTACGGTGCAGCGGGTGGTCAACGGCGTGATCGGCACCGCCGCCGCCCAAGCGTTACTGGCATTGATCGGCTTCTGGATCGCCGGGGTGCCGGGCGCGCTGGTGCTGGGCATCGTCACCTTCCTGCTCAGCCTGATCCCCATGGGGCCGCCGCTGGTGTGGATTCCGGCCACGGCCTGGCTGGCGTGGAAGGGCGACTACACCTATGCGGTATTCCTCGGGGTATGGGGTACGTTCATCATCAGCGGCGTGGACAACGTGCTCAAGCCTTACCTGATCAGCCGCGGCGGCAACCTGCCACTGGTGATTGTGCTGCTGGGGGTGTTCGGCGGGTTGATCGCCTTTGGTTTTATCGGCCTGTTTATCGGCCCGACCTTGCTGGCAGTAGCGTACAGCCTGTTGATGGATTGGAGCGCGACCCAGGCACAGGGCCGCCGGGAAGACAAAACTCTTTAA